One Fibrobacter sp. UWH6 DNA window includes the following coding sequences:
- a CDS encoding restriction endonuclease subunit S, with amino-acid sequence MSKIDDLIKKYCPNGVEYKSLGEIGEFYGGLTGKSKDDFVDGNAKFISYMNVYSHLELDIDTPDRVRVEKGEKQHTIGYGDILFTGSSETPSECGFSSVLTKMTDEPLYLNSFSFGLHLYDNGILLPGFSKYVFRSHDVRQQIIKTASGVTRFNVSKEKMKKVVIPVPPLEVQREIVQVLDSFTMLTAELSAELSARKKQYEFYRDQLLSFKKVSPP; translated from the coding sequence ATGAGCAAGATTGATGACTTAATAAAGAAGTATTGCCCCAATGGGGTTGAGTATAAGTCTCTTGGTGAAATAGGTGAGTTTTATGGGGGCTTGACTGGAAAATCAAAGGATGATTTTGTTGATGGTAATGCAAAGTTCATTTCTTACATGAACGTTTATTCTCACCTAGAATTGGATATTGATACTCCAGATAGAGTTCGTGTTGAAAAGGGAGAAAAACAGCATACCATTGGTTATGGAGATATTTTATTTACGGGTTCATCTGAAACGCCAAGCGAATGTGGCTTTTCTTCTGTATTGACAAAGATGACGGATGAACCCTTGTACCTAAATAGTTTTTCTTTCGGTTTACACCTTTATGACAATGGCATACTGCTTCCTGGATTCTCAAAGTATGTTTTCCGTTCACATGATGTTAGACAGCAAATCATTAAAACGGCAAGTGGTGTAACAAGATTTAATGTTTCAAAAGAAAAAATGAAGAAGGTGGTCATCCCTGTACCTCCTTTGGAGGTGCAGCGTGAAATAGTCCAGGTACTGGACAGTTTCACGATGCTCACAGCGGAGCTTTCAGCGGAGCTTTCAGCTCGCAAAAAGCAATACGAATTTTATCGTGACCAGTTGCTGTCGTTCAAAAAAGTTAGCCCCCCCTAA
- a CDS encoding restriction endonuclease subunit S codes for MGEICVNICSGGTPLKGNPEFYENGTIPWLRTQEVVFNEITETECFITEAAVKKTSAKWIPANCVIIAISGASAGRCAINKIPLTTNQHCLNMEINGKLADYKYVFYCVQNQYKELIDKKEGARGDLNSSRIKSLKIPVPSIDVQKKIVKVLDNFDAICSDLKIGLPAEIELRKKQYEYYRDMLLSFEPIGTVLAKQASKQASKQASKQ; via the coding sequence TTGGGCGAAATTTGCGTAAATATTTGTTCTGGCGGAACTCCTTTAAAGGGTAATCCTGAATTTTATGAGAATGGAACTATTCCGTGGCTTCGAACACAGGAAGTCGTGTTTAATGAGATTACAGAGACGGAATGTTTTATTACTGAAGCAGCAGTAAAGAAAACATCTGCAAAATGGATTCCTGCCAATTGCGTTATTATTGCTATTTCTGGTGCGTCTGCTGGTCGATGTGCTATTAATAAAATTCCATTGACGACAAACCAGCATTGCCTTAATATGGAAATCAATGGCAAACTTGCTGATTACAAGTATGTCTTTTACTGTGTTCAAAATCAGTATAAAGAACTGATTGATAAAAAAGAAGGTGCGAGAGGTGATTTGAATTCTTCTCGCATAAAGTCTTTGAAAATACCGGTTCCTTCGATTGATGTGCAAAAGAAAATTGTCAAGGTTCTGGATAATTTTGATGCAATCTGTTCTGACCTAAAAATTGGTTTGCCTGCTGAGATTGAACTGCGTAAAAAACAGTATGAATATTACCGAGATATGTTGCTAAGTTTCGAACCGATTGGCACAGTTCTTGCTAAGCAAGCAAGCAAGCAAGCAAGCAAGCAAGCAAGCAAGCAATAA
- a CDS encoding type I restriction-modification system subunit M — protein MADNKKELERAELHRAIWAIADDLRGSIDGWDFKQYVLGMLFYRYISENLASYINKGEEKGFDYSKLSDKEAKQAKDDLVKEKGFFILPSQLFCNVLEKADKNENLNETLESVFNAIEASAKGTASESDIEGLFDDFDVNSNKLGKSVADKCATLRKLMHGIADMKLGDYQDNTIDAFGDAYEYLMGLYASNAGKSGGEYYTPQEVSELLVRIAVNGKKTINKIYDPAVGSASLLLKARKILGKDGVRKGYFGQEKNLTTYNLARINMFLHDINYNKFDIAHGDTLIDPKHWDDEPFDAIVSNPPYSIKWEGNDNALLINDPRFAPAGVLAPKSKADLAFVMHILSWLDTAGTAAIVCFPGIMYRGGAEQKIRQYLVDNNYVDAVIQLPDNLFYGTTIATCILVLRKSKKDNKVLFVDASKECVKVTNSNKLTDDNIQNIVACLNDRKNKKYETKLVAIDDVAEQDYNLSVSTYVEQKDTREHVDIKVLNKQIADIVKHEDELRKSIDKIIADLEK, from the coding sequence ATGGCAGATAACAAGAAAGAACTGGAACGGGCAGAGTTGCACCGTGCGATTTGGGCTATTGCTGATGACCTTCGTGGGTCTATTGATGGTTGGGACTTTAAGCAGTACGTTCTCGGTATGCTATTCTACCGCTACATCTCTGAAAACTTGGCTTCCTACATCAACAAGGGCGAAGAAAAAGGCTTTGATTACTCCAAACTTTCTGATAAAGAGGCAAAACAGGCTAAGGATGACCTTGTAAAGGAAAAGGGTTTCTTCATACTGCCGAGCCAGCTGTTCTGTAATGTTCTGGAAAAGGCCGATAAGAACGAGAACTTGAACGAGACTTTGGAATCTGTTTTTAACGCCATTGAAGCATCGGCTAAAGGAACGGCCTCTGAAAGTGATATTGAAGGCTTGTTTGATGACTTTGACGTGAATTCCAACAAGTTGGGCAAGAGTGTTGCCGACAAGTGTGCAACCCTCCGCAAGCTGATGCATGGTATTGCCGACATGAAGTTGGGCGATTATCAGGATAACACCATTGATGCCTTTGGCGATGCCTATGAGTATCTGATGGGCCTGTATGCAAGTAATGCTGGAAAAAGTGGTGGTGAATACTACACCCCTCAGGAAGTGTCCGAATTGTTGGTTCGAATTGCGGTCAACGGCAAGAAGACAATCAACAAGATTTATGACCCGGCTGTAGGTTCAGCATCCTTACTTTTGAAGGCTCGTAAGATTCTGGGTAAGGATGGGGTTCGCAAGGGTTACTTTGGCCAGGAAAAGAATCTGACAACCTATAACCTAGCCCGAATCAATATGTTCCTCCATGACATCAACTACAATAAGTTTGATATTGCCCATGGAGACACCCTGATTGACCCGAAGCACTGGGATGATGAACCATTTGATGCAATCGTTTCGAATCCTCCTTATTCCATCAAGTGGGAAGGGAATGATAACGCCCTGCTGATTAACGACCCTCGTTTTGCTCCTGCTGGTGTATTGGCTCCAAAGAGCAAGGCTGACTTGGCCTTTGTGATGCACATTCTTTCGTGGCTTGATACCGCAGGAACTGCAGCCATTGTTTGTTTCCCCGGCATTATGTACCGTGGCGGTGCCGAACAGAAGATTCGTCAGTATCTGGTTGATAACAACTATGTGGATGCTGTAATTCAGCTGCCGGACAACCTGTTCTACGGAACAACGATAGCCACTTGCATTCTAGTTCTGAGGAAGTCCAAGAAGGATAATAAGGTTCTGTTTGTGGATGCAAGCAAGGAATGCGTGAAGGTTACGAATTCCAACAAGCTGACTGATGACAATATCCAGAATATTGTTGCTTGCTTAAATGACCGTAAGAACAAGAAATATGAAACCAAACTGGTTGCCATTGATGATGTCGCAGAACAGGACTACAACCTGTCTGTTTCTACTTATGTGGAACAGAAGGATACCCGTGAGCATGTTGATATCAAGGTCTTGAATAAGCAGATTGCCGATATCGTAAAGCACGAAGATGAACTTCGCAAGTCCATCGATAAGATTATTGCAGACTTGGAGAAATAG
- a CDS encoding restriction endonuclease subunit S — MYRGSGITRDQVTNEGIPCVRYGEIYTTYGIHFDKCVSHTNLDNIQNPKYFENGDIIFAITGESIEDIAKCTAYVGKEKCLAGGDTVVMKHEQNAKYLSYALSTTDAVKQKGKGKVKSKVVHSSVPSLAAITIPLPSLAEQERIVAILDRFDALVNDISTGIPAEIEARKKQYEYYRDKLLTFKAV; from the coding sequence ATGTACCGTGGCAGTGGCATAACGAGAGACCAGGTAACGAACGAAGGTATTCCTTGTGTTCGTTACGGTGAGATTTATACCACCTATGGAATCCATTTTGACAAGTGCGTTTCTCATACAAATCTGGACAATATTCAAAATCCAAAATATTTTGAAAATGGGGATATCATCTTTGCAATTACTGGAGAAAGCATTGAAGATATCGCAAAGTGTACTGCCTATGTGGGAAAGGAAAAATGCCTTGCCGGAGGTGATACGGTTGTGATGAAGCATGAGCAAAATGCAAAGTATTTGTCTTATGCCCTATCCACCACAGATGCCGTTAAGCAAAAAGGAAAAGGCAAAGTCAAGAGTAAAGTTGTTCACTCCAGTGTTCCTTCTTTGGCTGCAATTACAATTCCTCTTCCATCCCTTGCTGAACAGGAACGTATCGTAGCGATCCTAGACCGTTTTGATGCCCTTGTCAATGATATTTCCACTGGCATACCTGCCGAAATTGAGGCCCGTAAGAAACAATACGAGTATTACCGTGATAAATTGCTGACTTTTAAGGCTGTTTGA